A part of Penaeus vannamei isolate JL-2024 chromosome 1, ASM4276789v1, whole genome shotgun sequence genomic DNA contains:
- the Naxd gene encoding ATP-dependent (S)-NAD(P)H-hydrate dehydratase, with the protein MSINGPQLSSLVSGVVPPLTYAAHKGQAGRIGIMGGSLEYTGAPYFAAMTALRIGADLTHIFCHRDAAVPLKSYSPELIVHPLLDANDPMTEMEEWLPRLHALVLGPGLGRRPQTFATLGHVIEAAKDRQLLLIIDADALFYLNENYDTLQGYSNAILTPNKVEFARLYRAIMKGEMKAEQVTPEHVQQVAKKLGVTIACKGNIDVIASGDTLVTCDIPGSPRRCGGQGDVLSGAAAVLHYWAFGTAAATSEKPVYPPAVVAAWGACALTRRAAALAFSQRGRGTLTTDMLVCVSQAFSSLFLQKAK; encoded by the coding sequence ATGTCAATCAACGGGCCGCAGTTGTCTAGCTTGGTGTCTGGGGTGGTCCCGCCCCTCACCTATGCCGCCCACAAGGGCCAGGCCGGCCGGATCGGCATCATGGGCGGCTCGCTGGAGTACACGGGCGCGCCGTACTTCGCAGCCATGACGGCGCTCCGCATCGGTGCCGACCTGACGCACATCTTCTGCCACCGCGACGCCGCCGTGCCGCTCAAGTCGTACTCGCCGGAGCTGATCGTGCACCCGCTGCTGGACGCCAACGACCCCATGACCGAGATGGAGGAGTGGCTGCCGCGGCTGCACGCGCTCGTGCTGGGGCCCGGCCTCGGGCGGCGGCCGCAGACCTTCGCCACGCTCGGCCACGTCATCGAGGCCGCCAAGGACCGCCAGCTGTTGCTCATCATCGACGCCGACGCGCTCTTCTACCTCAACGAGAACTACGACACGCTGCAGGGCTACTCCAACGCCATCCTCACGCCCAACAAGGTCGAGTTCGCGCGCCTCTACAGAGCGATCATGAAGGGCGAGATGAAGGCGGAGCAAGTGACCCCCGAGCACGTCCAGCAGGTGGCCAAGAAGCTCGGCGTGACCATCGCTTGCAAAGGGAACATCGACGTGATCGCGAGCGGCGACACGCTGGTCACGTGCGACATCCCCGGCTCCCCGAGGCGCTGCGGCGGCCAGGGCGACGTGCTGAGCGGCGCCGCGGCCGTGCTGCACTACTGGGCCTTCGGCACGGCGGCGGCGACCTCGGAGAAACCCGTGTACCCCCCGGCGGTGGTGGCGGCATGGGGGGCGTGCGCGCTAACCCGGAGAGCAGCCGCCCTTGCCTTCAGCCAGCGCGGACGCGGCACGCTCACCACAGACATGTTGGTGTGCGTGAGCCAGGCCTTCTCGTCGCTGTTCCTGCAGAAGGCCAAGTAG
- the LOC113807842 gene encoding ATP-binding cassette sub-family B member 10, mitochondrial isoform X3 → MADEADNDAQQQQLRRGSAADTSIHLPAEKTQTSSTSLKKIKPTEYNRLFALAAPEKWTLAGAIGLLAISSTITMSVPFALGHVIDIIYTADPEAMKQNLDKVCLALTGIFLLGASANFGRVYLMNIAGQRITRTLRSLVFASVMKQEIGFFDTNKTGELINRLSADTSLVSQSVTMNISDGLRSVVMAMAGVGMMFYMSTKLAVVGLSIVPPVALLAIAYGRYVRKITQSVQDTLAQATQVAEERIGNVRTVRSFAQELKEIQTYDSKIDHVLKLTYKESLAKGIFFGMTGLSGNIIILSVLYYGGGLVAESALSVGQLSSFLLYAAYVGIALGGISSFYSEMNRGIGASTRLFSLMDREPAIPTMGGLTLPVNEVKGEIRFSNVNFAYPSRPDVTLFKDLDFFVPAGSVVAVVGASGSGKSTIGSLLLRLYDPIAGEVTVDGVPITRLDPAWLRALIGSVSQEPVLFSTSIRENLLYGAQDPSSITEEQLVSAAQEANALNFINSFPEGFDTLVGERGVMLSGGQKQRIAIARAIISNPRILLLDEATSALDAESESLVQEALERLMEGRTVITIAHRLSTIRNADQIAVLQDGTIAELGSYKDLMAQPNGIFRKLVERQTITS, encoded by the exons ATGCACAGCAACAGCAACTCAGACGAGGAAGTGCAGCCGACACCTCCATTCACTTGCCGGCTGAAAAAACACAGACTTCCAGTACCTCATTAAAGAAGATAAAACCCACCGAATATAATAGATTATTTGCTTTGGCCGCTCCGGAGAAATGGACTCTAGCCG GTGCTATTGGTCTTCTGGCAATCTCAAGTACGATAACAATGTCAGTGCCCTTTGCGTTGGGCCATGTCATCGACATCATTTACACAGCTGACCCAGAAGCCATGAAACAGAATCTGGACAAGGTCTGCCTTGCCCTGACCGGGATATTCCTTCTGGGGGCATCAGCCAACTTTGGCCGTGTCTACCTCATGAACATAGCAG gCCAGCGCATAACCCGGACACTGCGCTCTTTAGTATTCGCTTCTGTGATGAAACAAGAAATTGGCTTCTTCGACACCAACAAGACTGGGGAGCTGATTAACCGCCTCTCAGCTGATACGTCCCTTGTTTCACAGTCAGTCACCATGAACATCTCTGATGGGCTGCGGTCAGTTGTCATGGCCATGGCAGGGGTGGGAATGATG TTTTACATGTCTACCAAACTAGCCGTTGTTGGTCTGAGTATTGTACCACCTGTAGCTCTCCTTGCAATAGCATATGGTCGCTATGTGCGCAAAATTACACAGAGTGTCCAG GACACGCTAGCTCAGGCAACTCAAGTGGCTGAAGAAAGAATTGGCAACGTCCGCACAGTCAGGTCCTTCGCACAAGAACTCAAGGAAATCCAAACGTACGACTCTAAGATCGATCATGTTCTCAAGCTCACATACAAGGAGTCATTGGCGAAAGGAATATTTTTCGGGATG ACAGGGCTGAGTGGCAACATTATCATCCTGTCAGTCCTCTACTATGGAGGAGGTCTCGTGGCTGAGTCTGCCCTTAGTGTTGGGCagctgtcttccttcctcctgtatGCGGCTTATGTGGGCATTGCATTAGGGGGGATTTCTTCCTTCTACTCAGAAATGAACCGCGGCATTGGGGCATCAACCAGGCTCTTCTCCCTGATGGACCGCGAACCAGCCATTCCAACAATGGGAG gTTTAACGCTCCCTGTGAATGAGGTGAAAGGAGAAATTCGCTTTAGCAATGTAAATTTTGCTTATCCATCGAGACCTGATGTTACACTATTTAAAGACCTTGACTTTTTTGTTCCTGCTG GCTCAGTCGTGGCTGTCGTTGGTGCAAGTGGCTCGGGAAAAAGTACCATTGGCTCTCTCCTTCTGCGACTCTACGACCCAATTGCTGGAGAGGTCACAGTGGATGGTGTGCCCATCACTCGGTTGGATCCAGCCTGGCTGCGCGCTCTCATTGGTTCCGTTAGTCAG GAACCCGTCCTCTTTTCTACCAGCATCCGTGAAAACCTCCTCTATGGTGCCCAGGATCCTAGCAGCATCACCGAGGAACAGCTGGTTAGTGCAGCGCAGGAGGCCAACGCCCTGAACTTCATTAATTCTTTCCCCGAGGGCTTTGATACcctagtgggggagagaggagtcaTGCTCTCCGGCGGCCAGAAACAGAGGATTGCCATTGCCCGAGCTATCATCAGCAATCCTCGCATCTTGTTGCTGGACGAAGCTACCAG TGCCCTTGATGCTGAAAGTGAAAGTTTAGTCCAGGAAGCCCTGGAGAGACTTATGGAAGGGCGAACAGTGATCACCATTGCACACAGGCTTTCAACTATTAG GAATGCAGACCAAATTGCCGTTCTCCAAGATGGAACCATTGCAGAGCTCGGTTCCTATAAAGACTTAATGGCACAACCCAATGGCATCTTCCGCAAGTTGGTTGAGAGGCAGACCATCACAAGCTAG
- the LOC113807842 gene encoding ATP-binding cassette sub-family B member 10, mitochondrial isoform X2: MQSALPDITVKYSTFHILDAQQQQLRRGSAADTSIHLPAEKTQTSSTSLKKIKPTEYNRLFALAAPEKWTLAGAIGLLAISSTITMSVPFALGHVIDIIYTADPEAMKQNLDKVCLALTGIFLLGASANFGRVYLMNIAGQRITRTLRSLVFASVMKQEIGFFDTNKTGELINRLSADTSLVSQSVTMNISDGLRSVVMAMAGVGMMFYMSTKLAVVGLSIVPPVALLAIAYGRYVRKITQSVQDTLAQATQVAEERIGNVRTVRSFAQELKEIQTYDSKIDHVLKLTYKESLAKGIFFGMTGLSGNIIILSVLYYGGGLVAESALSVGQLSSFLLYAAYVGIALGGISSFYSEMNRGIGASTRLFSLMDREPAIPTMGGLTLPVNEVKGEIRFSNVNFAYPSRPDVTLFKDLDFFVPAGSVVAVVGASGSGKSTIGSLLLRLYDPIAGEVTVDGVPITRLDPAWLRALIGSVSQEPVLFSTSIRENLLYGAQDPSSITEEQLVSAAQEANALNFINSFPEGFDTLVGERGVMLSGGQKQRIAIARAIISNPRILLLDEATSALDAESESLVQEALERLMEGRTVITIAHRLSTIRNADQIAVLQDGTIAELGSYKDLMAQPNGIFRKLVERQTITS; encoded by the exons CACTTTTCACATTCTAGATGCACAGCAACAGCAACTCAGACGAGGAAGTGCAGCCGACACCTCCATTCACTTGCCGGCTGAAAAAACACAGACTTCCAGTACCTCATTAAAGAAGATAAAACCCACCGAATATAATAGATTATTTGCTTTGGCCGCTCCGGAGAAATGGACTCTAGCCG GTGCTATTGGTCTTCTGGCAATCTCAAGTACGATAACAATGTCAGTGCCCTTTGCGTTGGGCCATGTCATCGACATCATTTACACAGCTGACCCAGAAGCCATGAAACAGAATCTGGACAAGGTCTGCCTTGCCCTGACCGGGATATTCCTTCTGGGGGCATCAGCCAACTTTGGCCGTGTCTACCTCATGAACATAGCAG gCCAGCGCATAACCCGGACACTGCGCTCTTTAGTATTCGCTTCTGTGATGAAACAAGAAATTGGCTTCTTCGACACCAACAAGACTGGGGAGCTGATTAACCGCCTCTCAGCTGATACGTCCCTTGTTTCACAGTCAGTCACCATGAACATCTCTGATGGGCTGCGGTCAGTTGTCATGGCCATGGCAGGGGTGGGAATGATG TTTTACATGTCTACCAAACTAGCCGTTGTTGGTCTGAGTATTGTACCACCTGTAGCTCTCCTTGCAATAGCATATGGTCGCTATGTGCGCAAAATTACACAGAGTGTCCAG GACACGCTAGCTCAGGCAACTCAAGTGGCTGAAGAAAGAATTGGCAACGTCCGCACAGTCAGGTCCTTCGCACAAGAACTCAAGGAAATCCAAACGTACGACTCTAAGATCGATCATGTTCTCAAGCTCACATACAAGGAGTCATTGGCGAAAGGAATATTTTTCGGGATG ACAGGGCTGAGTGGCAACATTATCATCCTGTCAGTCCTCTACTATGGAGGAGGTCTCGTGGCTGAGTCTGCCCTTAGTGTTGGGCagctgtcttccttcctcctgtatGCGGCTTATGTGGGCATTGCATTAGGGGGGATTTCTTCCTTCTACTCAGAAATGAACCGCGGCATTGGGGCATCAACCAGGCTCTTCTCCCTGATGGACCGCGAACCAGCCATTCCAACAATGGGAG gTTTAACGCTCCCTGTGAATGAGGTGAAAGGAGAAATTCGCTTTAGCAATGTAAATTTTGCTTATCCATCGAGACCTGATGTTACACTATTTAAAGACCTTGACTTTTTTGTTCCTGCTG GCTCAGTCGTGGCTGTCGTTGGTGCAAGTGGCTCGGGAAAAAGTACCATTGGCTCTCTCCTTCTGCGACTCTACGACCCAATTGCTGGAGAGGTCACAGTGGATGGTGTGCCCATCACTCGGTTGGATCCAGCCTGGCTGCGCGCTCTCATTGGTTCCGTTAGTCAG GAACCCGTCCTCTTTTCTACCAGCATCCGTGAAAACCTCCTCTATGGTGCCCAGGATCCTAGCAGCATCACCGAGGAACAGCTGGTTAGTGCAGCGCAGGAGGCCAACGCCCTGAACTTCATTAATTCTTTCCCCGAGGGCTTTGATACcctagtgggggagagaggagtcaTGCTCTCCGGCGGCCAGAAACAGAGGATTGCCATTGCCCGAGCTATCATCAGCAATCCTCGCATCTTGTTGCTGGACGAAGCTACCAG TGCCCTTGATGCTGAAAGTGAAAGTTTAGTCCAGGAAGCCCTGGAGAGACTTATGGAAGGGCGAACAGTGATCACCATTGCACACAGGCTTTCAACTATTAG GAATGCAGACCAAATTGCCGTTCTCCAAGATGGAACCATTGCAGAGCTCGGTTCCTATAAAGACTTAATGGCACAACCCAATGGCATCTTCCGCAAGTTGGTTGAGAGGCAGACCATCACAAGCTAG